GTGGGGAACATGGGGAGGTTCAGGTGGGCACGCTGCAGCGGGCGGCGCTTGGCGAACGGCTGCTTTCTCGCTGCGTCCGCCGGTTTCACGGCCGCGACCCGCGCCTCGACCGCGGCGTCATGGATACGCCTCGACGACTTGCGATCCTGCGCCACGCGCCGACTCTCCTCGAGGGCCTGAGCAATGGCCGCATCGCCTTCGTCCAGACCGCGCTTCAGGAGACCCACTTCCGCCATCTTCTGGGTGGCAAAGGCGAGCCAGCTGCGGATCTCGGCGTCCAGCCTCTGCTCCCGCATGAGATCCACGGGGGCATGCAGAAGCGAGCAACTGCTCGCTACCGCAAGACCGCCCTTATGGCCTTGGGCCGCACGCAGCACCCCGAGCGCGGCTTCGAGGTCGGCGCGCCAGATGTTGCGGCCGTCGACCACGCCCAGGGACAGAAGCTTGTCGGCCGGCAACGCCTTCAAGACCGCGGGCAATTGATCCGCGCCACGCACGAGATCGATATGCAGGCCCGCCGTGGGGAGCTTGCAGGCCAACTCACGGTTGGCCCCCAGGCTCTCGAAATAGGTCGTCAGCAGGAGCTTCGGGCCCGCCGCCGAAAGCCCTTCGTAGGCCTTGGGGTAGGCATCCGTCCAGGCCTTGGGTAGATCCAGGACCAGCGCCGGTTCGTCGATCTGTACCCACTCCACCCCGAGGTCTGCGAGGCGTTTTAGGATCTGCTGGTAGACGGGCAGGAGATCGGGCAGCAACGACAGGCGGTCGAAGTCCTCGCCCTTGGTCTTGCCCTGCCACAGGTAGGTGAGAGGCCCCAGGAGCACGGCCTTGACCGGGAAACCCGCGGCGCGGGCCTCTGCGGCATCCTCGAAGAGCCGCGGCGAGGAGATCGCGAACCGCTGGCCCTTGTGAAACTCAGGCACGATGTAGTGGTAGTTGGTATCGAACCACTTGGTCATTTCGCAGGCATGCGTGGCCTTACCCGTGGGGGCCACGCCGCGTGCCATGCGGAAGAAGGTATCGAGATCCACCTCCGGTCCCTGCCACTCGAAGCGCGGGGGCACCACCCCCAACAAGGCGCTGGTCTCGAGGACGTGGTCATACCACGCGAAGTCACCGACCGTCACGAGATCGAGACCGGCGGCCTGCTGGGCATTCCAGGCGCGCATCCGCAAGTCCTTGCCGACATCGCGGAGGGCCTGTTGGGTCAGACTCCCTTTCCAGTAGGCCTCGAGGGCCTTCTTAAACTCCCGATCGGGGCCGAGACGGGGGAAACCAAGGATGTGTGCAAGACTCAAGATCGACTCTCCGGGGCACGCGCCCATAGCGAATGACAAGTTGGGGGGCAATACGGCGCCGACGCGGGGATCGCCAGCGGCTGTGCGAGGCTAACCTCGACCGTTGCCG
The DNA window shown above is from Acidiferrobacter sp. SPIII_3 and carries:
- the metE gene encoding 5-methyltetrahydropteroyltriglutamate--homocysteine S-methyltransferase; protein product: MSLAHILGFPRLGPDREFKKALEAYWKGSLTQQALRDVGKDLRMRAWNAQQAAGLDLVTVGDFAWYDHVLETSALLGVVPPRFEWQGPEVDLDTFFRMARGVAPTGKATHACEMTKWFDTNYHYIVPEFHKGQRFAISSPRLFEDAAEARAAGFPVKAVLLGPLTYLWQGKTKGEDFDRLSLLPDLLPVYQQILKRLADLGVEWVQIDEPALVLDLPKAWTDAYPKAYEGLSAAGPKLLLTTYFESLGANRELACKLPTAGLHIDLVRGADQLPAVLKALPADKLLSLGVVDGRNIWRADLEAALGVLRAAQGHKGGLAVASSCSLLHAPVDLMREQRLDAEIRSWLAFATQKMAEVGLLKRGLDEGDAAIAQALEESRRVAQDRKSSRRIHDAAVEARVAAVKPADAARKQPFAKRRPLQRAHLNLPMFPTTTIGSFPQTNEIRTARRDFKAGRISAAEYEERMRAEIALAVRKQEEIGLDVLVHGEAERNDMVEYFGEQLQGFAFTDYGWVQSYGSRAVKPPIIFGDVSRPKPMTVEWAKYAQSLTKRPMKGMLTGPVTILQWSFVRNDQPRADTALQIAFAIRDEVCDLERAGIRVIQIDEPAVREGLPLRREDHKAYLAWAVRAFRVSSGGVGDETQIHTHMCYAEFNDIIEAVAEMDADVITIETSRSDMELLDAFVNFHYPNEIGPGVYDIHSPRVPSTEEMVRLMRKAEKVLPPEHLWVNPDCGLKTRGWPETESALRHMVEAAVSLRKAGASAP